The Acidobacteriota bacterium genome has a segment encoding these proteins:
- a CDS encoding efflux RND transporter periplasmic adaptor subunit: MSERFSFLKRHKKPLIVIAVLAVLGAIVIGNIRSRREKTVKVTIGKVQKQDLTSIVSASGEIKPKKNINISAQVPGRIVKIGVVEGQEVKAGDFLLKLDSTQYEANADRDQNYIRAAKADLIQSEARLQRDKNSFDRQQKLFDESLISKEQLEAAKASYDVSVAQANAINFQIKQAEASLKSTLDSLAKTTYNSPIEGIITSLQVEEGETAIIGTMNNPGTVMMTIADLSVMEVEVQVDETDVIGVALAQEANIRVDAMPNTVFKGKVTEIGSSAIQQATAGLSTSTKESKDFKVVVTLDNPDRKLKPGLSASADIIVAQKSQVLAVPISALVLRDKPNVPAGAPASAREEEGVYAVEAGGRVKFAPVVKGITGGMDIEIVSGLQAGQEIVSGPYASLRGLKDGTLVRSDARKEAKTS; the protein is encoded by the coding sequence ATGAGTGAAAGGTTCAGCTTCCTCAAGCGCCATAAAAAGCCGCTGATCGTCATCGCCGTCCTGGCTGTCCTGGGCGCCATCGTCATCGGGAACATCCGGTCCCGCCGCGAGAAGACCGTCAAGGTGACCATCGGGAAGGTCCAGAAACAGGACCTGACCTCGATCGTCTCGGCTTCCGGCGAGATCAAGCCCAAGAAGAACATCAACATCAGCGCCCAGGTCCCCGGGCGGATCGTCAAGATCGGCGTGGTCGAGGGCCAGGAGGTCAAGGCCGGCGATTTCCTCCTGAAGCTCGATTCGACCCAGTACGAGGCCAACGCCGACCGCGACCAGAACTACATCCGGGCGGCCAAGGCCGACCTCATCCAATCGGAGGCCCGGCTGCAGCGGGACAAGAATTCCTTCGACCGCCAGCAGAAGCTCTTCGACGAAAGCCTCATTTCCAAGGAACAGCTCGAGGCGGCCAAGGCCAGCTATGACGTCTCCGTGGCCCAGGCCAACGCCATCAACTTCCAGATCAAGCAGGCCGAGGCCTCCCTCAAAAGCACCCTGGACAGCCTGGCCAAAACCACCTATAACTCCCCGATCGAGGGCATCATCACCAGCCTCCAGGTCGAGGAGGGCGAAACGGCCATCATCGGCACCATGAACAATCCCGGCACGGTCATGATGACCATCGCCGACCTGTCGGTCATGGAGGTCGAGGTCCAGGTCGACGAGACCGACGTCATCGGCGTCGCCCTCGCCCAGGAGGCCAACATCCGCGTCGATGCCATGCCGAACACGGTCTTCAAGGGCAAGGTCACGGAGATCGGCAGCTCGGCCATACAGCAGGCGACCGCCGGCCTGTCCACGTCGACCAAGGAGTCCAAGGACTTCAAGGTCGTCGTCACGCTCGACAATCCCGACCGGAAGCTCAAGCCCGGGCTGTCGGCCTCGGCCGACATCATCGTCGCCCAGAAGTCCCAGGTCCTGGCCGTGCCCATCTCGGCCCTCGTCCTGAGGGACAAGCCGAACGTCCCGGCCGGCGCGCCGGCCTCGGCCCGCGAAGAGGAGGGCGTCTACGCCGTCGAAGCCGGCGGCCGGGTCAAGTTCGCGCCGGTCGTCAAGGGCATCACCGGCGGCATGGACATCGAGATCGTCTCGGGGCTCCAGGCCGGGCAGGAGATCGTCTCCGGCCCCTACGCCTCGCTGCGCGGGCTCAAGGACGGCACCCTGGTCCGGTCGGACGCCAGGAAGGAAGCCAAGACGTCATGA
- the ffh gene encoding signal recognition particle protein: MFDQLSGRLEKMVKFLRGEVKVTDKNMAEALKMMRLAFLEADVNYKVVKDFEARIREKALGEEVLGGLNPAQQVIKIVRDELAGILGGGQKPLLFASHPPSVFMLVGLQGSGKTTTCGKLARRVAGIGKHPLLVSFDLKRPAAQDQLRTIAAGLGVPFYEMTAARMASPKEALKELLAYAANRGFDPLIVDTAGRLHIDDELMDELRLVKDILGPVETIYVGDAMTGQDAVRSAQAFEEQIGLTSVILTKLDGDARGGAALSIVSATGRPIKFVGVGEKADQLEVFHPERMASRILGLGDILSLIEKAEEQADMAEAEEMARKLRKQEFTLEDFKKQLVQMKKMGSLSDLLGHLPQAGPFKNLGQAQIDDRRVVHFAAIIDSMTPAERAEPRILNGSRRARIARGSGRPVHEINQLVRQFLEMQKMMKRTSVQKLLGNLK; the protein is encoded by the coding sequence ATGTTCGACCAACTGTCCGGGCGCCTCGAAAAGATGGTCAAGTTCCTTCGGGGCGAGGTCAAGGTCACCGACAAGAACATGGCCGAGGCCCTGAAGATGATGCGCCTGGCCTTCCTCGAGGCCGACGTCAACTACAAGGTGGTCAAGGACTTCGAGGCCCGGATCCGGGAGAAGGCCCTGGGCGAGGAGGTCCTCGGCGGGCTCAACCCGGCGCAGCAGGTCATCAAGATCGTCCGCGACGAGCTGGCCGGGATCCTCGGCGGGGGCCAGAAGCCGCTCCTGTTCGCCTCGCACCCCCCATCGGTCTTCATGCTGGTCGGCCTCCAGGGGAGCGGCAAGACGACGACCTGCGGCAAGCTGGCCCGCCGGGTGGCCGGCATCGGCAAGCACCCCCTGCTCGTCTCGTTCGACCTGAAGCGGCCGGCGGCCCAGGACCAGCTGAGGACGATCGCCGCCGGCCTGGGGGTTCCCTTTTACGAGATGACGGCCGCCCGCATGGCCTCCCCGAAGGAGGCCCTCAAGGAGCTCCTGGCCTATGCCGCCAACCGGGGCTTCGACCCGCTGATCGTCGACACGGCCGGCCGCCTCCACATCGACGACGAGCTCATGGACGAGCTGCGGCTGGTCAAGGACATCCTCGGCCCGGTCGAAACGATCTATGTCGGGGACGCCATGACCGGCCAGGACGCGGTGCGCAGCGCCCAGGCCTTCGAGGAACAGATCGGCCTGACCTCGGTCATCCTGACCAAGCTCGACGGCGACGCCCGGGGCGGCGCGGCACTGTCCATCGTCTCGGCCACGGGCCGGCCCATCAAGTTCGTCGGCGTCGGCGAGAAGGCCGACCAGCTCGAGGTCTTCCACCCCGAGCGCATGGCCTCGCGCATCCTGGGCCTGGGCGACATCCTGTCGCTCATCGAGAAAGCCGAGGAGCAGGCCGACATGGCCGAGGCCGAGGAGATGGCCCGCAAGCTCCGAAAGCAGGAGTTCACCCTGGAGGATTTCAAGAAGCAGCTCGTCCAGATGAAAAAAATGGGCTCGCTTTCTGATCTCCTGGGCCATCTGCCCCAGGCGGGGCCGTTCAAGAATCTGGGCCAGGCCCAGATCGACGACCGCCGGGTCGTTCACTTCGCCGCCATCATCGATTCCATGACCCCCGCGGAGAGGGCCGAGCCGAGGATCCTCAACGGCAGCCGGCGGGCCCGCATCGCCCGCGGCAGCGGCCGGCCGGTCCACGAGATCAATCAGCTGGTCAGGCAGTTCCTGGAGATGCAGAAGATGATGAAGCGGACTTCCGTCCAGAAGCTGCTCGGCAACCTGAAGTAG
- a CDS encoding ABC transporter ATP-binding protein, giving the protein MSGTDPVVILVEDLWKVYKLDEQEVEALRGVSLTIERNEFAAIMGPSGSGKSTLMNLIGCLDTPTSGTYRLNGKVVSAMSEDELAFVRNHEIGFVFQVFNLLPRATALHNVELPLIYAGVKKAERLDKSRRALERVEMKARMSHKPAELSGGERQRVAVARALVNEPSLLLADEPTGNLDSRTGREILNLFHRIHEQGTTIIMVTHDREVAAQAQRIIHIRDGQIEKDERIGG; this is encoded by the coding sequence ATGAGCGGAACCGATCCCGTCGTCATCCTTGTCGAAGACCTCTGGAAGGTCTACAAGCTCGACGAACAGGAGGTCGAGGCCCTGCGCGGCGTCTCCCTGACCATCGAGCGGAACGAGTTCGCGGCCATCATGGGCCCGTCGGGCTCGGGCAAGTCGACCCTGATGAACCTGATCGGCTGTCTCGACACCCCGACCTCCGGCACCTACCGCCTCAACGGCAAGGTCGTCAGCGCCATGTCCGAGGACGAGCTGGCCTTCGTCCGCAACCACGAGATCGGCTTCGTCTTCCAGGTCTTCAACCTCCTGCCGCGGGCCACGGCCCTCCACAACGTCGAGCTGCCGCTCATCTACGCCGGGGTCAAGAAGGCCGAACGCCTGGACAAGTCCCGGCGGGCCCTGGAGAGGGTCGAGATGAAGGCCCGGATGAGCCACAAGCCGGCCGAGCTCTCGGGCGGCGAGCGCCAGCGCGTGGCCGTCGCCCGGGCCCTGGTCAACGAGCCCTCGCTGCTCCTGGCCGACGAGCCGACCGGCAACCTCGACTCGCGGACGGGCCGGGAGATCCTCAATCTTTTCCATCGCATCCACGAACAGGGCACCACGATCATCATGGTCACCCACGACCGCGAGGTCGCCGCCCAGGCCCAGCGGATCATCCACATCCGCGACGGCCAGATCGAGAAGGACGAACGGATCGGAGGCTGA
- a CDS encoding tetratricopeptide repeat protein has translation MVKRNAAVLLALLGAWACASAPRPVPPAFFVEGLPAEATMRLKLDDRIAAADAWDALKSGRPELARKHLMKLGTASPVREAGLAYADLLAGKTTEAEARFKSSIAGTPGMIPSHVGLAQIYESRREKDKTFAEYREILRLDPANRWAGPRFEALRDELVRDAGAAARAALASGNRETAKREFLNVLSYAPDSTSAHLELARLYRQDKNTSEALAHFRAAMAAGSSDKTVLREYAEFLAEAGQLGQSLEVLEKLAAAAPKDAAVGKRVEELREKLGVYEIPSQYDAIPGLEAVTREDLAALIGVRFEKDLEAPASRTEILVDIATSWAQRYIVTVASLGIIRASVNHTFQPRRIINRAELADAAVRLIGVLGQRGARFVPLVETRRIQVADVAADSLYYGPIVKALSFQIMALTPERLFEPERIVSGEEAIRILELIHGLAR, from the coding sequence ATGGTGAAGCGGAATGCGGCTGTCCTGCTGGCCCTCCTGGGGGCCTGGGCCTGCGCCAGCGCGCCCCGCCCCGTGCCCCCAGCGTTCTTCGTCGAGGGCCTGCCGGCCGAGGCCACGATGCGGCTGAAGCTCGACGACCGGATCGCCGCCGCCGACGCCTGGGACGCCCTCAAGTCCGGCCGGCCCGAGCTGGCCCGCAAGCACCTGATGAAGCTCGGCACGGCCAGCCCGGTCCGCGAGGCCGGCCTGGCCTACGCCGACCTCCTGGCCGGCAAGACCACCGAGGCCGAAGCGCGCTTCAAGTCCTCGATCGCCGGCACGCCGGGCATGATCCCATCGCACGTCGGCCTGGCCCAGATCTACGAATCCCGGCGGGAGAAGGACAAGACCTTCGCCGAATACCGGGAGATACTCAGGCTCGACCCGGCCAACCGCTGGGCCGGGCCGCGGTTCGAGGCATTGCGCGACGAGCTCGTCCGCGACGCCGGCGCCGCCGCCCGGGCCGCCCTGGCCTCGGGCAACCGCGAGACGGCCAAGCGGGAGTTCCTCAACGTCCTTTCCTACGCCCCCGACTCGACCTCCGCCCATCTCGAGCTGGCCCGCCTCTACCGGCAGGACAAGAACACGTCCGAGGCCCTGGCCCACTTCAGGGCGGCCATGGCCGCGGGCTCGTCGGACAAGACGGTCCTGCGGGAATATGCCGAGTTCCTGGCCGAGGCCGGCCAGCTCGGCCAGAGCCTGGAGGTCCTCGAAAAGCTGGCCGCCGCGGCGCCCAAGGACGCCGCCGTCGGCAAGCGGGTCGAGGAACTCAGGGAAAAGCTCGGGGTTTACGAGATCCCCAGCCAGTACGACGCCATCCCGGGCCTGGAGGCCGTCACCCGCGAGGACCTGGCCGCGTTGATCGGGGTCCGGTTCGAGAAGGACCTCGAGGCTCCGGCCTCGCGGACCGAGATCCTGGTCGACATCGCGACGTCGTGGGCCCAGCGGTACATCGTCACCGTGGCCTCGCTCGGGATCATCCGGGCCTCCGTCAACCACACCTTCCAGCCCCGCCGGATCATAAACCGGGCCGAGCTGGCCGACGCGGCGGTCCGGCTCATCGGCGTCCTTGGGCAGCGCGGGGCCCGCTTCGTGCCTCTGGTCGAGACGCGCCGCATCCAGGTCGCCGACGTCGCCGCGGACAGCCTTTACTACGGCCCGATCGTCAAGGCCCTGTCCTTCCAGATCATGGCCCTGACGCCCGAACGGCTGTTCGAGCCCGAGCGGATTGTCTCCGGCGAAGAGGCCATCCGGATCCTCGAGCTCATCCACGGATTGGCCCGCTAG
- the accC gene encoding acetyl-CoA carboxylase biotin carboxylase subunit, producing the protein MISKILVANRGEIALRIIRSCRELGIKSVAVYSEADRQALHALLADERICIGPARASESYLNVANILSAAEISGADAVHPGYGFLAENAKFADICKTQGLTFIGPPPSIIRLMGDKNKARQTMKKAGLPVLPGSDTVIEDLVVAKKTAAKIGYPVIIKAAAGGGGKGMRICRSASQLEDQFPIAQGEAKAAFGDSSLYIEKYVSGARHIEIQVIGDRQGKVTAYGERECSVQRRYQKLIEETPSPFIDWKTRRRMIKEVEDAASEVGYQSLGTFEFLVDEDHKFYFMEANARVQVEHPITEMVYGINLIKAQIRIAAGEKYAPPYALEMRGHAIECRINAEDPVTFAPSPGRIDFLVLPGGEGIRVDSAAYGGWVVPPDYDSMVAKIIAYAPSRDLAIRKMRAALETTTIVGIKTNIPLHLEILSNSDFVAGRYTTQFMDEHLAAKAASEEAV; encoded by the coding sequence ATGATCTCCAAGATCCTGGTCGCCAACCGCGGGGAGATCGCCCTTCGCATCATCCGGTCCTGCCGCGAGCTCGGCATCAAGAGCGTCGCGGTCTACTCGGAAGCCGACCGCCAGGCCCTCCACGCCCTGCTGGCCGACGAGCGGATCTGCATCGGGCCGGCCCGGGCCTCCGAAAGCTACCTCAACGTCGCCAACATCCTCAGCGCCGCCGAGATCAGCGGGGCCGACGCCGTCCATCCCGGCTACGGCTTCCTGGCCGAGAACGCCAAGTTCGCCGATATCTGCAAGACCCAGGGCCTGACCTTCATCGGGCCCCCGCCGTCCATCATCCGGCTCATGGGCGACAAGAACAAGGCCCGCCAGACCATGAAGAAAGCCGGCCTGCCGGTCCTGCCCGGCAGCGACACGGTCATCGAGGACCTGGTCGTGGCCAAGAAGACGGCGGCCAAGATCGGCTACCCGGTTATCATCAAGGCGGCGGCGGGCGGCGGCGGGAAGGGCATGCGCATCTGCCGCTCGGCCTCCCAGCTCGAGGACCAGTTCCCGATCGCCCAGGGCGAGGCCAAGGCGGCCTTCGGCGACTCCTCGCTCTACATCGAAAAATACGTCAGCGGGGCCCGGCATATCGAGATCCAGGTCATCGGCGACCGCCAGGGCAAGGTCACGGCCTACGGCGAGCGCGAGTGCTCGGTCCAGAGGCGCTACCAGAAGCTCATCGAGGAAACGCCGTCGCCGTTCATCGACTGGAAGACGCGCCGGCGCATGATCAAGGAGGTCGAGGACGCCGCCTCCGAGGTGGGCTACCAGAGCCTGGGCACCTTCGAGTTCCTGGTCGACGAGGACCACAAGTTCTATTTCATGGAAGCCAACGCCCGGGTCCAGGTCGAGCACCCGATCACGGAGATGGTCTACGGCATCAACCTCATCAAGGCCCAGATCCGGATCGCGGCCGGCGAGAAGTACGCCCCCCCCTACGCCCTGGAGATGCGCGGGCACGCCATCGAGTGCCGTATCAACGCCGAGGACCCGGTGACCTTCGCGCCGTCGCCGGGCAGGATCGACTTCCTGGTCCTGCCGGGCGGCGAGGGCATCCGCGTCGACTCCGCGGCCTACGGCGGCTGGGTCGTCCCGCCCGACTACGATTCGATGGTGGCCAAGATCATCGCCTACGCCCCCAGCCGGGACCTGGCCATCCGCAAGATGCGGGCGGCCCTCGAAACGACGACCATCGTCGGCATCAAGACGAACATCCCACTCCACCTGGAGATCCTGTCCAATTCTGATTTCGTGGCCGGGCGCTACACGACGCAGTTCATGGACGAGCACCTGGCCGCGAAGGCCGCGAGCGAAGAAGCGGTCTGA
- the hflX gene encoding GTPase HflX: MERAILVNVATTKSEKDEAGESMAELAGLTVAAGAEVAGKVFQVRPRLNPRWLVGEGKVREIGREARQADADLVIFDHNLNASQQRSIEDEVKVKVIDRAQLILDIFAQRARTNEGKLQVELAQLSYRLPRLRGRGLSLMQQGAGIGTRGPGEKKLEVDRRRITDRITRIRREIDSLAGRRSSQREGRRKGPVPTVSLVGYTSAGKSTLFNLLAKERRYTSSNLFSTLDPLLRRVSFPDGAYFFLSDTVGFIKRLPVELVTSFRATLEEVGEADCICHVVDVASASCERQLGAVETILADLGVAGIPVVKVLNKVDLLPDEERALLLRRNADPHGQTVALSAGTGEGVPDLLRRLREVLFAGFRTYYLRVPGGAREITDSLARRSLVLKRRESGGFVEFKIMAEPSGIVGFLPYLEQGAEPW, translated from the coding sequence ATGGAACGCGCCATCCTCGTCAACGTCGCCACGACCAAGTCCGAAAAGGACGAGGCCGGGGAATCCATGGCCGAGCTGGCCGGCCTGACGGTCGCGGCCGGAGCCGAGGTGGCCGGGAAGGTCTTCCAGGTCCGGCCCCGCCTCAATCCCCGCTGGCTCGTCGGCGAGGGCAAGGTCCGCGAGATCGGACGTGAGGCCCGCCAGGCCGACGCCGATCTCGTCATCTTCGACCACAACCTCAACGCCTCGCAGCAGAGGAGCATCGAGGACGAGGTCAAGGTCAAGGTCATCGACCGGGCCCAGCTCATCCTCGACATCTTCGCCCAGCGGGCCCGGACGAACGAGGGCAAGCTTCAGGTCGAGCTGGCCCAGCTGAGCTACCGCCTGCCGCGCCTGCGCGGCCGGGGCCTCAGCCTGATGCAGCAGGGCGCCGGCATCGGCACCCGCGGCCCGGGCGAAAAGAAGCTCGAGGTCGACCGCCGCCGCATCACCGATCGCATCACCAGGATCAGACGCGAGATCGACTCGCTGGCCGGGCGCCGTTCGAGCCAGCGCGAGGGCCGGCGCAAGGGCCCCGTCCCGACCGTCTCCCTCGTCGGCTACACGAGCGCGGGCAAATCGACCCTGTTCAACCTGCTTGCGAAGGAGCGCCGCTACACCTCGTCCAATCTGTTCTCGACCCTCGACCCGCTCCTGCGCCGCGTCTCTTTCCCCGACGGCGCGTATTTCTTCCTCTCGGACACGGTCGGCTTCATCAAGCGCCTGCCGGTCGAGCTGGTCACGTCCTTCCGGGCCACCCTCGAGGAGGTCGGAGAGGCCGACTGCATCTGCCACGTCGTCGACGTCGCCTCGGCCTCGTGCGAGCGCCAGCTTGGAGCGGTCGAGACGATCCTGGCCGACCTGGGCGTCGCCGGCATCCCCGTGGTCAAGGTCCTCAACAAGGTCGATCTCCTGCCCGACGAGGAGCGAGCGCTCCTTCTCCGCCGCAACGCCGATCCGCACGGCCAGACGGTCGCCCTCTCGGCCGGGACCGGGGAAGGCGTCCCGGACCTTTTGCGCCGGCTCCGAGAGGTCCTTTTCGCCGGCTTCCGGACCTATTACCTCCGCGTGCCCGGCGGGGCCCGGGAGATCACGGACTCGCTGGCCCGCCGGTCGCTCGTCCTGAAGAGGCGGGAGAGCGGCGGCTTCGTCGAGTTCAAGATCATGGCCGAGCCGTCCGGCATCGTCGGTTTCCTGCCTTATCTCGAACAAGGAGCCGAGCCATGGTGA
- the accB gene encoding acetyl-CoA carboxylase biotin carboxyl carrier protein, with amino-acid sequence MDYDEVRKLISLLEEKNLSLFELEVEGLKVKIARSAPAPAPAAPAPAPAALPQSPEAAAAAEAQVQADEAAKGHHVMTSPMVGTFYRAPDPTSAPFVDVGDTVKKGQTLCIIEAMKLMNEIEADIDGTVVDIYVENAKPVEFGQKLFAILPQV; translated from the coding sequence ATCGACTACGACGAGGTCCGCAAGCTGATCTCGCTCCTCGAGGAGAAGAACCTCTCTCTCTTCGAGCTCGAGGTCGAGGGCTTGAAGGTCAAGATCGCCCGCAGCGCCCCGGCTCCCGCTCCCGCGGCGCCGGCCCCCGCTCCGGCGGCCTTGCCGCAGAGCCCCGAGGCCGCCGCGGCGGCCGAAGCCCAGGTCCAGGCGGACGAGGCGGCCAAGGGCCACCACGTCATGACCTCTCCCATGGTCGGGACGTTCTACAGGGCCCCCGACCCGACCTCCGCGCCCTTCGTCGACGTCGGCGACACGGTCAAGAAAGGGCAGACGCTCTGCATCATCGAGGCCATGAAGCTGATGAACGAGATCGAGGCCGACATCGACGGCACGGTCGTCGATATCTACGTCGAGAACGCCAAGCCCGTGGAGTTCGGGCAGAAGCTCTTCGCCATCCTGCCGCAGGTCTGA
- a CDS encoding YIP1 family protein, protein MNLIKRAGGVFVDPRRTFEGLAARPAWIDMLVVVLLALIAFNLVVLPYAQKDNLALMKDNAALKERMGEDAYAKLIERTEHPSRSGQILQIFVTTPLFAAAALLLQSLLLLILGRLLSTQGTYVQALAALVHASLIDKLLGNAVRLGLALSRGSLMQTSTSLALLFPRLEVTSTLYIMLTQVDFFQLWMFGVLAFGLSAIFRIAPKKALVLSYGVWALKALTNIGIGLIGTSFLR, encoded by the coding sequence GTGAACCTGATCAAGCGCGCCGGCGGCGTCTTTGTCGATCCACGCCGGACCTTCGAAGGCCTGGCCGCCAGGCCGGCCTGGATCGACATGCTCGTCGTCGTCCTCCTGGCCCTCATCGCCTTCAACCTCGTGGTCCTGCCCTACGCCCAGAAGGACAACCTCGCCCTGATGAAGGACAACGCCGCCCTCAAGGAGCGGATGGGCGAAGACGCCTACGCCAAGCTGATCGAGCGGACCGAGCACCCCTCGCGCTCCGGCCAGATCCTCCAGATCTTCGTCACGACGCCGCTGTTCGCGGCGGCGGCTCTCCTGCTGCAGAGCCTGCTCCTGCTCATCCTGGGACGGCTCCTCTCGACGCAGGGGACCTACGTCCAGGCGCTCGCGGCGCTCGTCCACGCCAGCCTGATCGACAAGCTGCTCGGCAACGCCGTCCGCCTGGGCCTGGCCCTGAGCCGGGGCTCCCTCATGCAGACCTCGACCAGCCTGGCTCTCCTCTTTCCCCGCCTGGAGGTCACGTCGACGCTCTACATCATGCTGACCCAGGTCGACTTCTTCCAGCTCTGGATGTTCGGCGTCCTGGCCTTCGGCCTGTCGGCCATCTTCAGGATCGCGCCGAAAAAAGCCCTGGTCCTGTCCTACGGCGTGTGGGCCCTCAAGGCGCTCACCAACATCGGCATCGGGCTGATCGGCACGAGCTTCTTAAGATAA
- a CDS encoding inositol monophosphatase family protein — MDDISEFSRIGEAAVREAGLYLRSNLGRAIEASYKGAVDLVTPFDLGSQEILVGRLSAAFPSHGFLAEEGLSRTGASGYRWVIDPLDGTTNFAHGFPVFSVSAALESEGRLALGFVFDPMRDEMFRAEAGRGASLNGAPIRVSGVADLGRSLLATGFPYDVRQSPVNNLDHWARLIVRAQAIRRCGSAALDLSYVACGRFDGFWELKLKPWDMAAGALIVREAGGLVTDAGDGPFVLDAPGIVATNGLLHQAIIDVLKMSGQAGGRDVR; from the coding sequence ATGGACGATATAAGCGAATTTTCCAGGATCGGCGAGGCGGCCGTCCGCGAGGCCGGACTGTATCTGCGGTCCAACCTCGGGCGGGCGATCGAGGCCTCCTACAAGGGGGCGGTCGACCTGGTGACCCCCTTCGACCTCGGGTCCCAGGAGATCCTGGTCGGCCGCCTGTCCGCCGCCTTCCCCTCCCACGGATTCCTGGCCGAGGAAGGCCTGTCCCGAACGGGAGCCTCCGGGTACCGCTGGGTCATCGACCCGCTCGACGGCACGACCAACTTCGCCCATGGCTTCCCGGTCTTCAGCGTTTCGGCCGCCCTCGAAAGCGAGGGCCGCCTGGCCCTGGGCTTCGTCTTCGACCCGATGCGCGACGAGATGTTCCGGGCCGAGGCCGGCCGGGGGGCCTCCCTCAACGGCGCGCCGATCCGCGTCTCCGGCGTGGCGGACCTCGGCCGCAGCCTGCTGGCCACGGGTTTCCCCTATGACGTCCGGCAGAGCCCGGTCAACAACCTCGACCATTGGGCCCGGCTCATCGTCCGGGCCCAGGCCATCCGGCGCTGCGGCTCGGCCGCCCTCGACCTGTCATACGTCGCCTGCGGCCGGTTCGACGGGTTCTGGGAGCTCAAGCTCAAGCCCTGGGACATGGCCGCGGGGGCCCTGATCGTCCGGGAAGCTGGCGGCCTGGTCACGGACGCCGGGGACGGCCCGTTCGTTCTCGACGCCCCCGGCATCGTGGCCACCAACGGGCTCCTCCATCAGGCGATCATCGACGTCCTGAAGATGTCCGGCCAGGCAGGAGGGCGCGATGTCCGCTGA
- the miaA gene encoding tRNA (adenosine(37)-N6)-dimethylallyltransferase MiaA gives MCAEAPVLVIVLGPTAVGKSRAAVDLALRFGGEVISGDSIQVYRGFDIGADKPGPEARRGVPHHLIDIIGPEVQYTAADFVRDALAAAGDIAARGRLPIVAGGTGLYLKALLDGLFPGPGRDPALRESLEAEARERGLDALFGRLEAADPDYARKIRGRDRVRIIRALEVLMTTGRPLSEHFRETRSPVAGRKLVRIGLTLDRETLCRRIEDRVDRMFARGLVEEVRGLLARGVPASAPPFRALGYRHVVRHLAGEIGRGEAAALTKIETRQYAKRQMTWFRKMADVDWFSPDDRPALEEHLRKRLQ, from the coding sequence TTGTGCGCTGAAGCCCCCGTTCTCGTCATCGTCCTCGGGCCGACGGCCGTCGGCAAGAGCCGCGCCGCCGTCGACCTGGCCCTCCGTTTCGGCGGCGAGGTCATCAGCGGCGACTCCATCCAGGTCTACCGCGGCTTCGACATCGGCGCCGACAAGCCCGGCCCCGAAGCCCGGCGCGGCGTCCCCCACCACCTGATCGACATCATCGGGCCCGAGGTCCAGTACACGGCCGCGGACTTCGTCCGGGACGCCCTGGCCGCGGCCGGCGACATCGCCGCCCGGGGGCGGCTGCCGATCGTCGCCGGCGGCACCGGCCTCTACCTCAAGGCCCTCCTCGACGGTCTCTTCCCCGGCCCCGGCCGCGACCCGGCGCTGCGCGAATCCCTCGAAGCCGAGGCCCGCGAGCGCGGGCTCGACGCCCTTTTCGGCCGGCTCGAGGCGGCCGATCCGGATTACGCCCGCAAGATCCGCGGCCGGGACCGCGTCCGGATCATCCGGGCCCTCGAAGTCCTGATGACTACGGGGCGTCCCCTGTCGGAGCATTTCCGCGAGACCCGCTCCCCCGTCGCCGGCCGGAAGCTCGTCCGCATCGGCCTGACGCTCGACCGCGAGACGCTCTGCCGCCGCATCGAGGACCGGGTCGACCGGATGTTCGCCCGGGGCCTCGTCGAGGAGGTCCGCGGCCTGCTGGCCCGCGGCGTGCCGGCCTCGGCCCCGCCCTTCCGGGCCCTGGGCTACCGCCATGTCGTCCGGCACCTGGCCGGCGAGATCGGCCGGGGCGAGGCCGCGGCCCTGACGAAGATCGAGACCCGCCAGTACGCCAAGCGGCAGATGACCTGGTTCCGGAAGATGGCGGACGTCGACTGGTTCTCCCCGGACGACCGCCCGGCCCTTGAGGAACACCTCCGAAAGCGGCTACAATAG